TGCTGTTACTTTCTCTACGACACTTGCAACTTTTACTAAAGCATCAGCTGTCTTTGGATCTTTGAATTGTTCGGGATTTTTAGAAATTTCTATTAATATTTTTTTGTGAGTTTCATCAAGTAAATCAACCACATCATCTAAAGTCATTCCTGCTAATTTCCTAGCCTCTTCAAATTCTTCCTTATTATCTTTTATCCACCGATAGATAGTGCCTTGAGACTTATTCAAAGCACTAGCTATTTCTTTTGCTGTATTCCCTTGAGCATAGAGCTTTTTAGCTTTTAATAACTCTAAATCCATAAAGCACCTCCATCTTGTTTCTATATTGTTATAACTTTTTTGAAGAGTAAATGTTGTAAAATTTGCAAAGATTATAAAATTTGCAATAAAAAAAGAGAGCTTAAAACTCTCTTAAAATAAACTATATTGTAAATCTTTCTTTACTTGGAGGATACTTTTATGTGAATTATCTTTTTCAAGCAGTTCTAAACTTTCTAAATCAATCTGCCAAGTATACCTTTTAGCATTTTTTATACATCTGTACCCTAATGTTCCAGTCTTACAATAATTATATATCGTACTTATTGAAACATTAAGTCTATTAGATGCCTGAGCTACACTTATATATTTCTTAGCCATCTTCTTTCCTCCTAGTAATATTTTCTTAATTATATTAACATATTTTGTTTTAATTGGCAATATAAAAGGAGTTCATTACAAACTCCTTTTAAACTTAAATTGTAGGATAATAATTAAATTCTATTAATCCTTCTTCACTTATTCCAAATTTTTTATCCATTTCTATTGGGAATGCATAGGCTTTTAACATTACACATAAATTTACAATTTTTTCTTTATTTAATGAAGTTATTACTTTTCCAATATTTAAATTATTAGAAAAATTAATTATTTCATCAGCACATTTTCTTACTGCACTATTATGATTTAATATATAAGCTACTTTTTTATTTTTAAATCTTTCTTTCATTTGTTCAAACATTAACATTTGTTTTTCTTTCAAGTGTCTTTCAAAAATGATTATGTATTTTTTAATTAACTTAGAATTTGTAGAGTTCTCTAATATACATAATTCCTTTACCATATCCAATGTTAAAGCATAGTCATCTTCTACACTCATAAAGTCAAATTCTTCTATAAAGTCATATTTTTCTATTCTTTTATTTATCCAACTTCTAAAATATTGATTGACTTCTAACTTTCTCCACAAGTCCTTAGCTTTTATATAATAAACTTTATTTTCAGTTTGATATATTTCTATTAACTTAGGTTGTGTCTCTATCTCAACCTTATATTCAAAAGGTAGTTTATTCATTTCAACTTTTTTAGGCTGTTTTAATGCTTGTTCTAGTTTCTCTATATACTGAATAACTGCTCTTCTTACAAATTTACTTTCTCTCATTAAAACTTGCTTAGCTTGGTTCAGAGTTAAAACAAATATAGGTTGTTTTCTAACTCCACCATTAGGCATTTTAACTTGTTGAGATGAAAGCAAAATATTTTGCTCTCGTATTTCTTCTTCAAATTCATCTCTTATTATATCTAGCAAAGTCTTATGTTGTAATTTGACTTTATTTCTTGTGTTCTAAAAATATTAATTTGTTCCAATACTTCTAAACTTGTTAGATTATCTTTTATAACTAATTTCTTCATAATTTTACTCCTTTCAAAATATTGAATTGATAGAAGCTTTTTCTTATGATATAATATTTCATAAGGATAAAAACTCCTTGACAGAATAAAACATTGTTATCTTTGGACGGAGAGCAATGTTTTATTTTTTTAATAATAGATAAATACCCTGTCTAATAGCTTCAGCTTTGTTAATCTCTTTTTCTTTACAATATTCAAGCAATTTTTTTAAAGTCTCATCATCAACTCTTACTTTAATATCATTATTTTTTAGATTTCCAATAACAGGTCTACCCATTTTTGAACCCATATTCATCACCTACCTTTTGAGTTCCATAAGTTGATTATATACTATTGGTACTCATAAGTCAAGAAAAATTTTTATAAAAACAAAAAGGACAAGCTAACCTGCCCTCTTAGGATATAGATATTTTAACTTTCTCAGGGTGTGCAATAAAGGAATTTCTTAATTTCATCTATCGGAAAAACTTTTTTTACAGCTAGTTTTTGAAATTCCTCTATTTTTGGTTTCAGATTTTCTTGGGGCATTCTTTTATCTTTTTCAATTAATATATGTATATATGCCACAAATATTTCTTCTTTCATTGCTTCGATATGTTCATCTATTTCAGATGACTTTTTATCAAACATATCCTCAGAAGTTGATAATAGTTCTTTCACTTGTGCTTCAATAGAATTTAATTGTCTTTGAATCTGTGCAATTTTAAGTCCCCTTGTTGGAGGATTATATAGAGAAAAATATGGATCATTTTGTATAGCTATACTAGCAATAACATTTTTTAAAACTTTCCATTCTTCATAAAGAGATTTTAGAGTTTTTATTTTCTCTAAATATTTTTCATTTTTTCCTTTTTCAGCTATATTTTTAATTCCCAACCTAATTATATCAGATTTTTTTAACAATGTTTCCTTAGCACATAAATCAAGTAAATTGTTTTCTTCCTGACTTAATCTAACTCTAAACTGATTATCTTTTTTTTCCATTATTATCACCTCTCTTTCTTTTTTATAATTGGATATCCAATTTGGATAACCAATTATAAAATTTTAATCGCCATTTGTCAAGAAAAACTTTTATAAAAACAAAAAGGACAAGCTAACCTGCCCTCTTAGGATATAGATATTTTAACTTTCTCAGGGTGAACACTTAGTTAAGTCTTTTCTTTATTTGTTCCAATAATATATAAATACCTTTATCTTTTTTACTTAATTTTTTTAATTCATCAGAAAATTTCTGTTTGTCTTCAGGATTTCTATTATAATAAAAATTTAAAAGTCCTGTTTTATAGTCTTTTTTATCTATATATTTTTCTATAATTTCTTTCATCTCATTACTATAATAATCTTCAAGTACAATATTATCTTTTCTTTCTGCCAGTTTATGAAGTATCCATTTTTTAGATTCTTCATCTCCAAAATTCTTTTTATAATTTTCAAAATGTTCTCTTCCTGCTTCATCATTATCAAATATAACAACATATTTACTAGTTATTCCTATTGATAAACTAATCAATGTGCCTAAATTACTAACCCCACTTCCTGGAATTACTTTTATGCTTTTATCTAATAACTCTGCTTCTTGTAAGAGATTTAAAAAAATTTTATCTGTCATTCCCTCAGTTATAATTATTTTTTCATTATAATGTACAAGTGGGAAATTATCTATTTTTAGAGCATTTATTATTGGTGTAATTTCTCCTAAGTTTTTATTATCATCTATTTTAGTAATTTTTTCAATAGTTACAATTTCATTATTTCTTTTAGCTACATTTATTTCTGCTATCTTAACAACCTTAGGATTTACCATATTTTCTAAATGAGTTGTATAAAATATTATATTATTTTTTGATAACTCTCTCAAAACTTTTACTAATTCTGATTGAAAAGTTGTATGTAAATATACACCAGGTTCATCTAACAATATTATACTTCCATAATCCTCATCATCTGTATGTTTCCAATTATATTTCATTTTTATAAAAAAATTAAAAAACCATTGAAAGCCCTTAGAACGCATATTAACAGGAAATACAACTTCTCTACTTTTTCCATTCTCTCTTTTTTCTCTCAGATCTACTACCAAAAATTGAAATATATTATTTTCAAATCTTAAGTCAATCTCTAAAGTTTTAAATTCATTTCTTATTGTTTGACTGATATGCATCGTATCCCATAATTGAGATAAACTTTCGTTTAAGTCATTTTTAATATCAGCAAGAACAGTTTGTCTATCGGCTAATTCATATTTTGAAAACTTATCAATGTTTTCTTTATTTTTCTCAAAAATTTCTTCTATATATGGATACCATTGATTTCCTTTTTTTATTTCCTCAGGAACAATATCCTTAAAATCATCAATATATATGATGTTAGGTAAATAAAAAACAATAGATCTTATAATCATTTCTCTAAATTCTGAAAGTCCTATATATATTGTAATTTTTTCATCATAATAACCATTTGTATTTATTTGTTCATCTATAGTTTTAAAATTAATATTTTCTAAAGTATAGAAAGAATTTTCTGTGTTAAAAGTTCTTTTTATCTTTAATGTATTATATGAATTAGAAAATAATTCTTTTATTTTAGTAAAAATTAATTCTTTAATAGGTTTTAAATATTCTTTTTCTTTGAAACCATTTTCACGACTATAACGGCTCATTGTTAAAAATTCATCTTTCTTTTTTTTCATAAAATAATTTAAAGCATTTTCTATAATAATATTAGTATCAATATTTTCTATCTCAGCTTCAATTTCTGGGAGACTTTTATTATCAAACTTATTCTTAATATAACTAATATTCACAAATTCACCATTATATTGATCATCATTAGTATAATCAAAAGAAAATACTGCTTGTAAGATTGAACTTTTACCTGTTTCATTTAATCCTATTATTGGAGTTAATTTAGGTTTATCAACTTCTATTGTTAGGTCTTTGATAGCTTTATAATTTTTTATTCTAAAACTTTTATATTTCATTAGTCCTCCTTTTTTAATATTTATTTCTTATTATACTCATTTTTTTTATTAATTACAAAATTAATATTATTTCTTATTTTCTCAAAAGCTCTATGTTTTATAGTATGTACCCATTGCCTTGATATTCCAAGTTTTTGTGCCACTTCTTCCCCTGTATAACCTTCAAAAAATAAGTAGTTTATTACTGTCTTTTCTTGATCCGTGCAGTAATTTAAAACTTTTTCTATAAGTACCTTATTTTCTAAGTTTTCATTATTTATATTAGCATCTTCAATCTCAAAATTTTCTAGTTCTGAAAAATATACTCTTTCTTGTTCACCCTTTTTAATGCTCTCTATGACATACTGAGGTACTCTATACCTTTCTTTATCTATATATTTCCTTATTTTAGCTTCTACATAAAAATACAAATGTGTCATAAATTTAGTATTGTAATTTTCATCATAAGTTTTAATTGCTTGATAGATTCCAAGTATTCCTTCCTGAAATCCATCATCTGTGTTACCCCACTTATGATTGATCTTTCTAATAGTGTTCAAGTACCTTTCAATTAGCTTTTCAGTAGCTTCATTATTGCCTTTTTTTGCTTCTCTTATAAGCTCTAAAACTTCTTTACTTTCCATTTTATCACCTTATAATTATAGTGCTAATTTACTCCTTACTATCTTTTCTTCAGCTACTTTTATAATGTTTCTCAGTTCTTGTTGTTCTCCAATTATTTCAAGTTGTCTACTTTCAATTCCTGCTCTTTTTTCTTGTAGTTTTTTCAATTTAGAATTTAAAAGCTCTATCTCAGCTTGGATTAATTCTTTTTCTTGTTTTAAATTATCTTTTTCTTTAAAGTAATTATCTTCAAAATTATCCTCAGCAATTTTAGCTCTTTTTAAGTTTTCTAGTAAGATATTTAAAATTGCCTTGTTTCCTTCAGCATCCAATTCATAATTTATAGGATAACAAGTAACTAAACTTGACTCAACAATTACATAAGTCATCATTTTATCCTTATTTATATAGAACTCAGCTTTTTTATGTTTATCATACGAAGCTGTACAGATATATTCTAGTCTTCCTAATTCAATTTTTAAATTTGTTTCTAATTCTTGAATTTTCTTTTCATTTGCTTTTTTCCAGATATCCCAAGT
This Fusobacterium animalis 7_1 DNA region includes the following protein-coding sequences:
- a CDS encoding helix-turn-helix domain-containing protein, coding for MDLELLKAKKLYAQGNTAKEIASALNKSQGTIYRWIKDNKEEFEEARKLAGMTLDDVVDLLDETHKKILIEISKNPEQFKDPKTADALVKVASVVEKVTARSEKKKEQAKKEVEEERGVLIVDNL
- a CDS encoding helix-turn-helix domain-containing protein, which codes for MAKKYISVAQASNRLNVSISTIYNYCKTGTLGYRCIKNAKRYTWQIDLESLELLEKDNSHKSILQVKKDLQYSLF
- a CDS encoding antA/AntB antirepressor family protein: MLDIIRDEFEEEIREQNILLSSQQVKMPNGGVRKQPIFVLTLNQAKQVLMRESKFVRRAVIQYIEKLEQALKQPKKVEMNKLPFEYKVEIETQPKLIEIYQTENKVYYIKAKDLWRKLEVNQYFRSWINKRIEKYDFIEEFDFMSVEDDYALTLDMVKELCILENSTNSKLIKKYIIIFERHLKEKQMLMFEQMKERFKNKKVAYILNHNSAVRKCADEIINFSNNLNIGKVITSLNKEKIVNLCVMLKAYAFPIEMDKKFGISEEGLIEFNYYPTI
- a CDS encoding AAA family ATPase; this encodes MKYKSFRIKNYKAIKDLTIEVDKPKLTPIIGLNETGKSSILQAVFSFDYTNDDQYNGEFVNISYIKNKFDNKSLPEIEAEIENIDTNIIIENALNYFMKKKKDEFLTMSRYSRENGFKEKEYLKPIKELIFTKIKELFSNSYNTLKIKRTFNTENSFYTLENINFKTIDEQINTNGYYDEKITIYIGLSEFREMIIRSIVFYLPNIIYIDDFKDIVPEEIKKGNQWYPYIEEIFEKNKENIDKFSKYELADRQTVLADIKNDLNESLSQLWDTMHISQTIRNEFKTLEIDLRFENNIFQFLVVDLREKRENGKSREVVFPVNMRSKGFQWFFNFFIKMKYNWKHTDDEDYGSIILLDEPGVYLHTTFQSELVKVLRELSKNNIIFYTTHLENMVNPKVVKIAEINVAKRNNEIVTIEKITKIDDNKNLGEITPIINALKIDNFPLVHYNEKIIITEGMTDKIFLNLLQEAELLDKSIKVIPGSGVSNLGTLISLSIGITSKYVVIFDNDEAGREHFENYKKNFGDEESKKWILHKLAERKDNIVLEDYYSNEMKEIIEKYIDKKDYKTGLLNFYYNRNPEDKQKFSDELKKLSKKDKGIYILLEQIKKRLN
- a CDS encoding RNA polymerase sigma factor, which produces MESKEVLELIREAKKGNNEATEKLIERYLNTIRKINHKWGNTDDGFQEGILGIYQAIKTYDENYNTKFMTHLYFYVEAKIRKYIDKERYRVPQYVIESIKKGEQERVYFSELENFEIEDANINNENLENKVLIEKVLNYCTDQEKTVINYLFFEGYTGEEVAQKLGISRQWVHTIKHRAFEKIRNNINFVINKKNEYNKK